GGCCATTctacgaaataaatattttatttgaaattactCCTGAGCGTGTACTGCGgtatgaattttcattattcatcATTATGGTACAATTATTTCGTAACTATATATTATGGtaacaatattacaataataaaaataaaataataaatattttatcgtaacGGAAGTAACACGATGAGTCGATTTGAACAGAACTGTCTGCTGAATTCTGGACTGCTTTTGCCTCGTTGAAGAGATACCACAAAAACacactattattaatattacgagTAAATCTAGTGCGCCGAATACTTGTGTAAAACCTATATTCATCTGCGTCCTAGTGATTAGCTGCCTTCGTGAATACATTGATTCTGCCGTGATTTATAGCTAACAATAGCTAGCAGCTGCGGTTGAAATGCAAATTTCTAATACACTTGCAAATTCGCACTTTTTCATGATCGAGATCGCGACGGTCGCCGTGTACTTTGGTCACTTTGGGCACACGGGGCAAAGTCATAAATAATCAAAGTCCTGCAAGTCATAAagatatgcaataataaagatCATCGATGAacttttatatgcaaattCCGATATGCAAACCGAATTTTCCTGTTCTGAATTTTTCAGTATAATTTGTGCCgcaaatcaataataatacgatctgaatttagaaaattgttaTCGGTTATTATTTGATTAGAAGAGTACCTTAAAATAACGACAGCTATATTACTTTAACGTAAACACTTTTTTTTAGCTTCGTACAGCTATACGAAGATGCTAATCATTACATTCCATTGTGTTCACCGACGATTTTCCAAAGTACTTTTAATTACGCGTTGCTACCTGTCGctgttttcttaattatttctatctaGGTACGTGTGATGTtacgcgtgtgtatgtgtatatgtggaAAAATGCCGCGCATTTACGTGACGTAATCTAATTAGACTGTGATGAAGTCATAAGTCGTTtcttcacgcgcgcgcgcctcctAGTGCATTCGCTTTTTCGATTCTGACACGTAAGTATGTTAACTCTTGAGACAAGATCCTCCAGCAGGTGAAGCGGCTAGGCGATAGCGGCTTACTTCGCGATCAGCAGCAAAATAATGGGCAACAGCGTGGTGAATGCGAATCTGATAGAGTCGGCAGCGGCGGTGACATCCGGCAGATCCGGTGCCGTGCCGTTCTCGTAATATTGGTAACTCCTGACGCCTACGCGCGTTTTAATGAGGCGGTAATTGGACACGCTGATGTTGACGCGATTGTTCAGGAAGTTCTGCAGCATGTTGGTGACGCCCCAAAAATTGCCGTCCTCGTCGAAGGCGAAATTGTCAGGCCACTGCGTTAGCGCGTGATCGCGCGATATAACCCTCTGGCCGGTGGTGAAGGACGGCGAGTTCTTCGTATCCCACATCGCGATGGCATCGTCAGCCAGCAGGCCGAAGTAGAGCACGCCGGTGGCCGACATTGCCATGCCGTCCGTCTGCGAGGACTTCCGCCCGAGCTCCTTCACGTACTGCTGGATGTTCGTGACGTTGTTCTTCAGGGCGGACGTTGGGACGGAGTACAAGTGGAAGGAGGACAGGGGCGAGTAGTAGACTTGCCTGAAAAGTAGATACGGTTGTTGTTTATCAGAAACATCAGCGTGAAGGTAAGATTACGGAAATTAATCCGCGATTAAATGATCCGCGGTCGATCTTGACGTCGACGTCTCATACAAGGCAACGTTTATTCAGCATTGAATTGTACCTGTCGCGGACGCTCGCCGGCGAGAGCGCTATACCATCCACGTGCACCGGGTTGATAACGTTCGTGTTCGCCACTTTGAACCCGACCGCCTCGGGTTTCGCTCTCATGGAGTCGTGTCGGACCTTCCAGGAGGTGTTCTTGCGCAGGGAGTACACGATAATACCGGGATCCTGGCTGCCGTTGTCGGTGATGTACGCCATCACGCCGTCCTCGTGATCGAGGACGATGTCGTTGAGGTACGTATCGCCACGGCGAGCCACGTCCTCGGGGAACTCGTAGGTGCGTAGGACCTCGCCGTTATTCTCGAGGTCGAGGATGACGAGGCGCGGCGGGCAGTTGGCTTTCGGCTCCCGGAGAGACAAGGTTCGGCCAGTGTCGAGCACCCACATGCGACCCTTAGGATCAATCTCTATGCTGTGGACCAGTTGGAACGCCGAGCAGTCACCCAGCTTCTGCTTGC
The Ooceraea biroi isolate clonal line C1 chromosome 4, Obir_v5.4, whole genome shotgun sequence genome window above contains:
- the LOC105282754 gene encoding protein yellow — its product is MRHLILLAVLSAVAVCHQPFQVIFEWKTIDFEWPSDEQRQYALLRGDYVPANNFPSTVKFWKDKMYITLPRWKDGVPVTLAVTSAKPINSTTAPKLEAFPSWGKQKLGDCSAFQLVHSIEIDPKGRMWVLDTGRTLSLREPKANCPPRLVILDLENNGEVLRTYEFPEDVARRGDTYLNDIVLDHEDGVMAYITDNGSQDPGIIVYSLRKNTSWKVRHDSMRAKPEAVGFKVANTNVINPVHVDGIALSPASVRDRQVYYSPLSSFHLYSVPTSALKNNVTNIQQYVKELGRKSSQTDGMAMSATGVLYFGLLADDAIAMWDTKNSPSFTTGQRVISRDHALTQWPDNFAFDEDGNFWGVTNMLQNFLNNRVNISVSNYRLIKTRVGVRSYQYYENGTAPDLPDVTAAADSIRFAFTTLLPIILLLIAK